The following DNA comes from Chitinophaga nivalis.
ATTGTTCAATGATCTGCGCTTTCAGATCCGCCATCAACTTTTCCACGGTAATAGTTTAAATTAAGTTATTTACGATGATGTTATATGTCTTGTTGGTAACTGGCTGTTAAAGCCGCTGCTGTCAACGGTATGGCCAGTCCTCTTTGTTTATTTTCCACCAGAAAAACAGCTGCTTCATACTGCTGTTCCATCACCTCCACCCATCCGCATATACAGGCCTGCAACGGTGTCACAGCCAGCAGTGTTGCGGGATATTCACTCATCAATCCGGCGTCGAATGTATCGGACACAAAAAAGGTATTCTCTCCTTTAAAACCGTGCCGGATACAAATTTCGCCCATCACAATATTAGGAAGCGTATATACAAACAGGGCCGGACTCGCAATATCCTTTACTGTGGCATAATAACGGACATCCGTATCCAGGCTGGCGCTCCGGTTGGAGAGTACCAGGCCTACGGTTTCCGGCGGCAGGGTATGCACATCGGTCGACTGCAGCAATACTTCTGCCGCCAGCCAGCCCAGTTTACTGAGTGCATCCATTTTATGAAATTTCGGATATTGCCCGGAAAAGCGGTCGTATCCTGCCCGCAGAAATTCGGATAATCCCAATGCCTGATCCGCTTCCCATTGTAACGTCCCGTTTAAGTATACCCGGTGATTACGAATGATACAACAACCTGTAATATATGCGTCTTCGCTATTCAATCTCTGAGCTGCTTTTTAGTTTTTCTGTTAATTCAATTGTTCTGGCGAGCCGTTTAAGGGCTGTATCATGGTTTTTCACAAAAGGATTGTCCAGGTCCCATACATAACCGGCCAGTACAGAGCAAATCTGCCCTTTGATAACCGGGTCTGCATCTTTTTTAAAGAAGATGGTATCCAGGGTACCTTCATACCAGGCCATTACATAGGAGCGGAAGGTATTCACGCCCTGCATGGTAGGTTCCATGTACTCTTTTTCCCAGTCTACGGCTTCGTTTTTCAGTTTTCTGATCACCAGCTTTGCTGCTGTTTGTGCAGAAACGCAGGCTAAAGTTACGCCAGATGAGAAAATCGGGTCCAGAAATTCTGTTACGTTGCCTGTCAGCACAAATCCATCGCCATAAAATTTATCGGTAGTAGCCGACCACGACTCTAATATGCGGGGTTCAAATACCAGCGGCACATCACGGAAACGTTCCCTGGTATAGGGTTCTGCTTCCAGTAAAGCCCGGTATTTTTCTTCATCGCTGCCCGGGTAGGCGGCAAAAAATTCCGGATCTCCTACAAAGCCAACCGAAGTAACGCCGGTAGAAAACGGAATAATCCAGATCCATACGCCTTTCTGGTGTACCACGGCCGTAATACGGTTAGGTTCATCCGCCATGGAACGGCGTTCATCCACGGTATGGGCAAATAATGCCTTGCGCGGTTGCAGGCTGGAATTTTTTTCCAGGTTAAACAGGCGGGGAATTACCCGACCGTAACCGCTGCCATCCACGATGAAGCGGGCAGCAATCTGCGATTGTTGTCCATTTTTATCTGTTACGGTTGTAACAGAATCAGATCCGTTAAAACGTATATCCGTTACCGTAGTTTCATATGCTACCGGCACGCCCATTTTTTCTACCGTGTCGGCCAGTGTTTTATCAAAATCGGCCCTGGTCACCTGCCAGGTCCACGTCCAACCGGGTGTGAATTGTTCCTCGAAAGTAAAATCGCAGGTAGCATCCCCTTTCACGAACTTGGCGCCGTATTTCTGCTGAAAACCTTTTTCCTTGATGGCTTCTATAAAGCCAGCTTCCTGCAATGCATCCATGCTGCGGGGCAAGAGGCTTTCGCCAATGACAAAACGGGGAAACTGTTGTTTTTCCACCACTTTCACTTTATACCCGGCCTGGTGAATAATAGATGCAGCTACAGTTCCGGCAGGTCCTGCACCAATAACCAATACATCGACTTGTTCAATAGTCATACGAAACAATTTGGGTTTCAGGAATTTGTTGTTGAACGGATTTTATTTATTTAAAAACGATATGCCGGGATATTTTCCGGAGAACAAGGCTATTCCACCTGCCAGTCATCAGCGCTGCTTTCTCTCCGGTATCCGGTGTATCAGTTTTTCTTTTTGCATTTCAGGAGGGTATAGTTCATACCCATCTGGTTGTTTTCTTCCACGATTTGCAGGCCGGCATCTTCCACGCACTGGAAGAAATCATCGGTGTGATACATCTGGCTGTTACCATTGGCCATCGCCGTAAAGTATAAAGAGGTCTGTTGCAGGCAGAAAGCGGCAGATTTAAATTGCTGGCGGTTCCAGAAAGGCTCCAGGATATATACCGTACCGTCTTCATTCAGTGCTTCGCGGCAACGTTTCAGGATAGAAACGATTTCTGCTTCGGAGAAACAATCCAGGAACTGGCTCATCCAGATGGCATCAAACCCGGTAGGGAAAGGTAATTCCTCGTGGAGAATGTTGGCAATATGAAAATGCACCCGGTTTTCTACTCCGGCATCTTTCATTTTTTGCTGTGCCAGTCCGGCCTGTCCGGGTAAATCAAATATGGTTACTTCCACATCGGGGTCTTTGGCAGTACATGCCAGTGCCCATTTACCGGTGTTGCCGCCGATATCCAGCAAACGTTTTGGTTTATTTTCAAAAACGATGTCCAGTGCAGCTGGTGTAGCCAGATCGGAATAGTAGTGATCGAAATCGAACCAGCTCTTGCCGATTTCAGGCGGCAGCAGGGATAATCCGGGATAGATGGTATCCCAGGGGCCCAGCTCCTGTAAACCGGCAGGACGGCCCTCTTTCAGGCTTTCCTGCAAATGGTTCATACCCTTGTAGCAGATGTCCTGTGAAAAGTCCATGTTGATACGGGTCAGCTGATCATGTAAAATAAAGTAGCCGGTTTTGGTCAGGGTATATTTTTTATCATTCACAATCACCAGTTCCATTCCCAAACCAGCTTCCAGCAAAACTCTTACTGCATAGCGGGATAATTTCGTCTGCTCCATAATGGCTTCGATGGTAATACCTTCAGCGCGGCTGTTGCTGACTGCTGTTAAGATTCCCATATCGCGCAGTGCCCGGGTAGCCTGAAAAGCAACGGGGGCAAAGGCCAGACGCAATGCTGCTTCTTTGGCTTCTAATGCTGTTTTTGTTTCTTTATTAAACACGACAATGATTTATTTTGACTGTGATTGATTGTTAACTGTTGTTGCTACAGGAGACCTGTTGTGTTATTCCTGCACCAGGCTGAATACCATGGCTGCATTACATCCTCCGAATCCGGAAACGGTTTTCAGAAAATGTGCCGATTTTTTTTGCAGGAGCTGGCTGGTAACGGCTACCGGTTGCGTAACACCGGAAGTTTCATATCCCCGGGTAGGCAATACCACGCCTGCTTTCATGGCCTGCATGCTGATGATGGCTTCAATAAGACCGGCAGCACCCAGGGTATGGCCATAATATCCTTTTAAGCTGTTTACGGGAACATCTGCCAATCCTGCATGATGCAGCGCTTTGGCTTCCATTTCATCGTTGTACAGGGTAGCGGTACCGTGTACGGATACAAAACCGATATCGGCTGGTGTAAGGCCGCTCTCTTTGTATGCCAGCTGCATCGCAGCGGCCAGTTCTTCCCCGGTACGGGAAGGGCCGGAAATATGATTCGCGTCGTTGCTTATTGCACCGGCGCCCAATACAAAACCGGCTCCGGCATTATTATTACTGAGTATAACCGTAGCAGCGCCTTCGCCGAGGGAAACCCCGGAGCGGGCGGCATCAAATGGTTTACAGGGTACGGCACTCACTGCCTGAAACGACTGGAAACCAGATAAAACAAAACGGGTGAGTACATCTGCTCCTGCTACTACTACCTGATCATACTTCCCGGATTCTATTAACCGTTTAGCGGTAAGGATGGCCACCAATCCGGAGATACAGGCACTGCTTACCACCAGTGGTTTATTGACCGCGTCAAAATAAGCGGCTATTTTAGCTGCTGTATCAAAGAGCGGCAGGTTATCCATTACCGGAGCAGTGTCCTGTGACTGCTGTTCCAGTAATTCGATATTGCCTTTGGTAGTGGAAATAATGAGTCCGGTGCGGGGGTCCGACAAGCGGATGGTTGTTTGCCGGAGTGCATCGGTGATGGATACGATCAGCATTTTTTCAAACTGCGTATAGCCGTCTACGTGCAAACCTGCTGTAAAGGCATCCAGCTGACCGGGTTGCAGCATCGCGCCGTAAAACGGTGCAGCAGCATATACATGCTGCTGTTGGATACCACTGTTGCCTTGCATCACCTGGTCAAAATTTTCCCGGGTAGTACTGCCCAATGGTCCCACAATATTATCTGCTACTACAAACACCTGTTGCATAATACCCTTTATTGAACCAGTCCGTGTTGTTTTTTCCATGCATTGAAAAAGGCCGGTGTAGTGAGTTGCAGGGTAGTGGTTTCTTTATCCAGGAAAACCTGTACAGTAGAACCTTTTGCAATCACTTCACCGGTCGCCGGATTAGTCAGTGTATATTCAAATTTTATTTTTGCCGCCATGTTGTCCACAAACCTGGTTTCTACTACTACCATATCGCCATAGCGTAAAGAGCGTTTGTAGTCACATTGTACGTTTACCACGGGAACCGTATATCCCTGTTCAAAAAAATCCAGATAACGCAAGCCGTATTTTTCACCGAAAGCCTCTCTTCCGTCTTCAAAATATCTCACATAATGCCCATGCCATACAATTCCCAGCGAATCTACCTCATTAAATCTGACCTGTATGCTGGTACTCTCGGTTAAACCCATCTCTTTATATTTTCTGATTTTATTTCCCTGAGGAAATCCGGCTCACCGGAACCCTGTTGGCTTAGCCTTTTTTCTTGGCGGCCTTGGTGCCTTTGGTAGCTACGGCAGTTTTGCCTTCTTTTTTAGGTGCAGTTTCTTCTACCGGATCTACGGCATCTGCATATTTCTGTTTGATTTTGTTGTAATCAGAACTGAAATCATCCATGACATCATGTACAGAGAAAGCCCAGTAGTTACGGAAGCCAAAACCTTTGGCCTTGCCGGTCATCCGTTCTGTCAGCAGTACACGGCGGGTATCCATATCCACAATGGTTACATACATGGCCGCTGCTTTTTCAGCTTTGCTCATGGCTTCCATTACAAATAATACGCCGATACCTTTTTTATCGCTGAAATCAAATCCTTTCACCAGCTTCTGGATATCTTCCGGTTTCAGGTGGTTGAAGTCTTCCGGATTATCGGATTTCAGCAAATCTTTATTGGTGCCTTCATTACGTTTGTTAACGGTTGTGATGGCGTAATTCACTTTACTGTGGTGAAATGCACCGGAAACATCATACTTCTTGGGCTCATTCACGACTACCTGGTTAATACCGGCAAAGTGACGTGCTACGATGTCTGCGGCATCAGCGCCTGCATCACCAATCAGACGGGCCTGTGTGAAATCCACACCCAGCCAGGTAAAAGAGGAATCTTTGTTTTCCAGAAAATTTTTCAGTTTCTGTGCTTTTGCTGTGGATGACCACAAGCCGCATAAGATCAAAGGGATTGCTACGAGTTTACTGAGACGCATATGCTGTTATAT
Coding sequences within:
- a CDS encoding SAM-dependent methyltransferase codes for the protein MFNKETKTALEAKEAALRLAFAPVAFQATRALRDMGILTAVSNSRAEGITIEAIMEQTKLSRYAVRVLLEAGLGMELVIVNDKKYTLTKTGYFILHDQLTRINMDFSQDICYKGMNHLQESLKEGRPAGLQELGPWDTIYPGLSLLPPEIGKSWFDFDHYYSDLATPAALDIVFENKPKRLLDIGGNTGKWALACTAKDPDVEVTIFDLPGQAGLAQQKMKDAGVENRVHFHIANILHEELPFPTGFDAIWMSQFLDCFSEAEIVSILKRCREALNEDGTVYILEPFWNRQQFKSAAFCLQQTSLYFTAMANGNSQMYHTDDFFQCVEDAGLQIVEENNQMGMNYTLLKCKKKN
- a CDS encoding NAD(P)/FAD-dependent oxidoreductase, whose amino-acid sequence is MTIEQVDVLVIGAGPAGTVAASIIHQAGYKVKVVEKQQFPRFVIGESLLPRSMDALQEAGFIEAIKEKGFQQKYGAKFVKGDATCDFTFEEQFTPGWTWTWQVTRADFDKTLADTVEKMGVPVAYETTVTDIRFNGSDSVTTVTDKNGQQSQIAARFIVDGSGYGRVIPRLFNLEKNSSLQPRKALFAHTVDERRSMADEPNRITAVVHQKGVWIWIIPFSTGVTSVGFVGDPEFFAAYPGSDEEKYRALLEAEPYTRERFRDVPLVFEPRILESWSATTDKFYGDGFVLTGNVTEFLDPIFSSGVTLACVSAQTAAKLVIRKLKNEAVDWEKEYMEPTMQGVNTFRSYVMAWYEGTLDTIFFKKDADPVIKGQICSVLAGYVWDLDNPFVKNHDTALKRLARTIELTEKLKSSSEIE
- a CDS encoding acyl-CoA thioesterase; translated protein: MGLTESTSIQVRFNEVDSLGIVWHGHYVRYFEDGREAFGEKYGLRYLDFFEQGYTVPVVNVQCDYKRSLRYGDMVVVETRFVDNMAAKIKFEYTLTNPATGEVIAKGSTVQVFLDKETTTLQLTTPAFFNAWKKQHGLVQ
- a CDS encoding beta-ketoacyl-[acyl-carrier-protein] synthase family protein; protein product: MQQVFVVADNIVGPLGSTTRENFDQVMQGNSGIQQQHVYAAAPFYGAMLQPGQLDAFTAGLHVDGYTQFEKMLIVSITDALRQTTIRLSDPRTGLIISTTKGNIELLEQQSQDTAPVMDNLPLFDTAAKIAAYFDAVNKPLVVSSACISGLVAILTAKRLIESGKYDQVVVAGADVLTRFVLSGFQSFQAVSAVPCKPFDAARSGVSLGEGAATVILSNNNAGAGFVLGAGAISNDANHISGPSRTGEELAAAMQLAYKESGLTPADIGFVSVHGTATLYNDEMEAKALHHAGLADVPVNSLKGYYGHTLGAAGLIEAIISMQAMKAGVVLPTRGYETSGVTQPVAVTSQLLQKKSAHFLKTVSGFGGCNAAMVFSLVQE